The Sesamum indicum cultivar Zhongzhi No. 13 linkage group LG6, S_indicum_v1.0, whole genome shotgun sequence genome has a segment encoding these proteins:
- the LOC105164601 gene encoding fatty-acid-binding protein 2: MGNNWLFFIEPDGSSSGIFPMDPLLPHSLGGHWLCHITSFVDNSRYIYVPGSLALQEAFNCMSKFAGALVIWFAGGSSSNMKQKLPGHHIRSHSSCSKSSTQVKHISSVRHDLTAFFRNSRIRRKSAIPVVFGKISSSALKQICKQAERLQSFPVLSLAAALVPPFTNVPSNILAAPLEASSVEAQICMDQRPCEIENRGCGPCTDLYLQSLAWSKTVEPRTGVEFPTMLDKTISGQSNSSFTPEVLVGTGSRTMTIVRIKSLKVYAFGFYVHPFDVCEKLGPKYACIPEYELNKRQDFYQDLLREDINMTVRLVVSCNGIKINTVKDAFEKSLRARLLRTNPDADFSCLQKFGSMFSQDISLHVGTTINFRRTADGQLITEVGGNNVGAVKSKDLCRAFFDMYIGEIPVCEQTKEEIGKNVASIIRMC, from the exons ATGGGAAATAATTGGTTATTCTTCATCGAACCAGATGGCAGTTCAAGTGGCATTTTTCCTATGGATCCCCTTCTTCCACACAGTTTGGGGGGTCACTGGCTCTGCCATATTACTTCGTTTGTTGACAACTCAAGATATATTTATGTGCCTGGAAGTTTGGCTCTTCAAGAAGCTTTTAATTGCATGTCAAAGTTCGCTGGTGCTCTAGTTATATGGTTTGCTGGTGGGTCAAGTTCCAATATGAAGCAGAAATTACCTGGTCATCATATTCGTTCTCATTCCAGTTGCTCAAAGTCATCGACACAAGTAAAGCACATTTCTTCTGTAAGACATGATTTAACAGCATTTTTCCGGAATTCAAGAATTAGAAGAAAATCAGCCATTCCAGTGGTGTTTGGCAAAATATCAAGTTCTGCTCTGAAGCAAATTTGCAAACAAGCTGAACGGCTTCAGTCGTTCCCAGTGCTTTCATTAGCTGCTGCACTGGTACCACCATTCACTAATGT CCCTTCAAATATCCTAGCTGCTCCATTGGAGGCCAGTTCTGTGGAAGCACAGATATGCATGGACCAAAGGCCCTGTGAGATTGAAAATCGAGGATGTGGACCCTGCACTGATCTTTATCTTCAGAGTTTAGCTTGGTCCAAGACAGTTGAGCCTAGAACTGGTGTTGAATTCCCAACTATGTTGGACAAGACTATATCTGGACAAAGTAATTCCAGCTTCACTCCAGAA GTCCTTGTTGGGACGGGATCAAGAACAATGACCATAGTAAGAATCAAATCTTTGAAAGTCTATGCATTTGGATTCT ATGTTCATCCATTTGATGTCTGTGAGAAATTGGGCCCAAAGTATGCTTGCATCCCAGAATATGAATTGAACAAGCGCCAAGATTTTTATCAAGATCTTCTGAG GGAGGACATCAACATGACAGTTAGGCTTGTTGTTAGTTGCAACGGAATCAAAATCAATACTGTGAAAGA TGCCTTTGAGAAGTCTCTGCGAGCCCGATTATTAAGA ACAAATCCAGATGCTGATTTTAGCTGCCTACAAAAATTTGGTTCTATGTTCTCTCAGGATATTTCCTTACATGTG GGTACAACAATCAATTTCCGGCGTACAGCTGATGGTCAGCTAATTACTGAAG TTGGCGGAAATAATGTTGGAGCAGTTAAAAGCAAAGATTTATGCA GGGCCTTTTTCGACATGTACATTGGCGAGATTCCCGTGTGCGAGCAAACGAAAGAGGAGATAGGGAAGAATGTAGCAAGTATCATTAGGATGTGTTGA